The following are from one region of the Thermodesulforhabdaceae bacterium genome:
- a CDS encoding (Fe-S)-binding protein, producing MASVPKPNELLKSINHTPPETWWMDKPVEFRPGTFCNASRPQYLEAVGFPFAREWRVTDDDWKLPPNWKEIYINGIKERLERFRTFKVFMDICVRCGACADKCHFFIGSGDPKNMPVLRAELLRSIYRRYFTTSGKLLGRKAGARDLTEEAFKELWYYFFQCTECRRCSLFCPYGIDTAEITIIGRELLNLLGCNIDWIMGPVSNCYRTGNHLGIQPHAFRDMIEFFCDEIEGVTGVRPEPSFNRKGAEILFVTPSGDVFADPGTYTCMGYLMLFHELGLDYTWSTYASEGGNFGFFTSHEMAKRLHYKIYAEAERLGVKYIIGGECGHMWRLIHQYLSTWWAPPKNLEVPVSPITGTRFEHAKSTKMIHIVEFTADLIKHGKLKLDPSRNDNLVVTFHDSCNVARGMGMFEEPRYVIKNVCNNFYEMPPETTREQTFCCGSGSGLNTDEYMEMRMRGGLPRANAVKYVNEKHGVNMLACICAIDRAVLTPLMNYWVPGVQVTGVHELVGNALIMTGEQERTTNLRGEPLPGMEEETDEDL from the coding sequence ATGGCAAGCGTTCCTAAACCAAACGAACTTCTTAAAAGCATTAACCATACACCACCTGAAACGTGGTGGATGGATAAGCCGGTGGAGTTCCGTCCCGGAACTTTCTGTAATGCTTCACGACCACAATATCTTGAAGCTGTGGGTTTTCCTTTTGCAAGAGAATGGAGAGTAACCGACGATGATTGGAAGCTTCCACCAAACTGGAAAGAAATCTACATAAACGGCATAAAGGAACGCCTTGAGCGTTTCAGGACGTTTAAGGTTTTCATGGATATTTGTGTTCGATGCGGAGCATGTGCTGATAAATGTCACTTTTTCATTGGAAGTGGCGATCCTAAAAACATGCCTGTTCTTAGAGCAGAACTGCTCCGCTCGATTTATCGTCGTTATTTCACAACATCAGGGAAACTTCTTGGAAGGAAGGCTGGAGCGAGAGATTTAACAGAGGAAGCCTTTAAGGAGCTCTGGTATTACTTCTTCCAGTGCACCGAATGCCGCCGTTGCTCTCTATTTTGTCCCTACGGCATTGACACAGCTGAAATCACCATCATAGGTCGGGAACTCCTGAATCTTCTCGGTTGCAACATAGACTGGATCATGGGACCCGTATCCAACTGCTACCGCACGGGAAACCATCTGGGTATTCAGCCTCATGCATTCCGTGACATGATTGAATTCTTCTGCGACGAAATAGAAGGTGTTACAGGCGTTCGACCCGAACCGTCCTTTAACCGTAAGGGCGCCGAAATCCTATTTGTAACCCCATCAGGTGACGTATTCGCCGACCCGGGAACTTATACCTGTATGGGATATCTTATGCTTTTCCATGAATTGGGTCTCGACTACACCTGGAGCACATACGCATCGGAGGGTGGTAACTTTGGCTTTTTCACCTCTCACGAAATGGCAAAGCGGCTTCACTATAAGATCTATGCAGAAGCGGAACGCCTCGGGGTAAAATATATTATAGGCGGCGAATGTGGCCACATGTGGCGTCTCATTCATCAGTATTTATCTACCTGGTGGGCTCCACCAAAAAATCTGGAGGTCCCTGTATCTCCTATAACAGGAACCCGCTTTGAACACGCTAAGTCAACCAAGATGATCCACATTGTTGAATTCACCGCGGATCTTATCAAACATGGAAAACTAAAACTCGATCCGAGCAGAAACGACAATCTAGTGGTCACTTTCCACGACTCCTGTAATGTGGCTCGAGGCATGGGAATGTTTGAAGAACCTAGATACGTAATCAAGAACGTGTGCAATAATTTCTACGAGATGCCACCTGAAACTACAAGAGAGCAGACCTTCTGCTGCGGAAGCGGATCTGGATTGAACACTGACGAATATATGGAAATGAGAATGAGGGGAGGGTTACCAAGAGCAAACGCTGTAAAATATGTAAATGAAAAACACGGCGTTAATATGCTCGCCTGTATCTGCGCCATAGACCGTGCTGTTCTTACACCTCTTATGAACTATTGGGTCCCCGGCGTTCAGGTTACTGGAGTTCACGAACTGGTTGGTAATGCTCTAATTATGACCGGTGAACAGGAACGAACAACCAACCTGCGTGGTGAACCTTTGCCAGGTATGGAGGAAGAAACCGATGAAGATCTATGA
- the dsrM gene encoding sulfate reduction electron transfer complex DsrMKJOP subunit DsrM: MGMKFALSIVLGLALAVIVGVKLLGLQYVFGVIVPYSAFAIFLVGFIYRIIDWARSPVPFRIPTTAGQQYSSLPWIKPSKFDSPYNKLGVVVRMALEILVFRSLFRNTKMQLREGGKLTYHWEKWLWLAALVFHYSFLVILLRHLRFFADPVPGLIQWLEKADTFFEMGLPGILLSDFVLVAAATYLFIRRVIIPQVKYVSLPADYFVLFLILGIALTGMLMRYVWRVDIVSIKQLTMGLATFHPTVPSGLGVLFFVHLFLVSTLFAYFPFSKLMHMGGIFLSPTRNLPNNNRMVRHVNPWDYPVKVHKYEDYEEEFREKMVEAGLPVEKPLEGMEEEKAE, translated from the coding sequence ATGGGAATGAAGTTTGCTCTAAGTATTGTGCTCGGCCTAGCTCTTGCAGTAATCGTTGGAGTAAAGTTGCTAGGACTTCAGTATGTTTTCGGGGTTATTGTTCCTTACTCAGCTTTCGCTATTTTCCTCGTGGGTTTTATTTACCGGATCATAGATTGGGCCAGATCGCCTGTTCCCTTTAGGATTCCAACGACTGCAGGACAACAGTATTCTTCTCTACCCTGGATCAAGCCATCCAAGTTTGACAGCCCTTATAACAAGCTAGGTGTTGTTGTCAGGATGGCGCTTGAGATCTTAGTCTTTCGTTCACTTTTCCGAAATACCAAAATGCAACTTAGAGAAGGTGGGAAGCTTACTTATCATTGGGAAAAGTGGTTATGGTTGGCAGCTCTCGTTTTTCATTACTCGTTCCTGGTGATTTTGTTAAGGCATCTTAGGTTTTTTGCGGATCCCGTTCCAGGACTTATTCAATGGCTTGAAAAAGCCGACACCTTCTTTGAAATGGGACTTCCAGGAATTCTTCTTTCAGACTTTGTTCTTGTAGCAGCCGCAACGTATCTTTTTATCAGACGAGTCATCATTCCTCAGGTTAAATACGTATCCCTTCCAGCCGATTACTTTGTTTTATTCCTCATTCTGGGTATTGCACTTACTGGTATGCTTATGCGATACGTATGGAGAGTAGATATTGTATCCATTAAGCAGCTAACGATGGGGCTTGCAACCTTCCATCCTACAGTCCCAAGTGGACTGGGTGTTTTGTTCTTCGTTCATCTTTTCTTGGTAAGCACGTTGTTTGCCTACTTCCCCTTCAGTAAACTCATGCACATGGGTGGAATATTCCTTAGCCCAACCAGAAATCTTCCAAATAACAACCGCATGGTAAGACATGTAAATCCATGGGATTACCCTGTAAAGGTTCATAAGTATGAAGATTATGAGGAAGAATTCCGTGAAAAGATGGTCGAAGCCGGGCTTCCCGTAGAAAAACCTTTGGAAGGGATGGAAGAAGAAAAAGCCGAGTAA
- a CDS encoding RsbRD N-terminal domain-containing protein encodes MEWIELLERNKQKVIETWFQRVIETYPEETAKFIKSQKNPFLNPVGAAIREGLEGILEWVISGGTSKELIPFLDRIIRIRAVQEFKPSEALQFIVDLKTVTRNICLKGKEKESTVSFESFDALVDRLIMESFDVFVKCREDLYEVRLQEVKNRTFRLLQRAGMLYEISPNSETDPEKGNEGQ; translated from the coding sequence ATGGAATGGATTGAGTTGCTGGAGCGCAATAAACAAAAGGTCATTGAAACCTGGTTTCAGAGAGTTATCGAAACTTACCCGGAGGAAACTGCAAAATTCATTAAAAGTCAGAAAAATCCTTTTCTTAACCCGGTAGGAGCAGCAATACGGGAAGGTCTGGAAGGCATATTGGAATGGGTTATATCTGGAGGAACATCCAAGGAACTTATTCCATTTTTGGACAGGATTATAAGGATCAGAGCTGTCCAGGAATTTAAACCTTCAGAGGCTCTCCAGTTCATAGTTGACCTTAAAACGGTCACAAGAAACATTTGTCTAAAGGGCAAAGAGAAAGAATCGACTGTTTCCTTTGAATCATTTGATGCATTGGTGGATAGACTTATAATGGAAAGTTTCGATGTTTTTGTAAAATGTCGTGAAGATCTTTACGAAGTGAGACTTCAAGAAGTAAAAAACAGAACGTTTCGGTTGCTTCAGAGAGCGGGGATGCTCTACGAGATTTCACCCAATTCTGAAACAGATCCTGAAAAGGGGAATGAAGGACAATAG
- a CDS encoding CoB--CoM heterodisulfide reductase iron-sulfur subunit A family protein: MSSVASHLTGAVTVVGGGISGIQAALDLANAGFKVYMIESSPSVGGVMAKLDKTFPTNDCSSCMMGPKLVELANHPNIELFAYSELAAVSGEPGNFEITVRKKARYVDPEKCVGCGICATKCPTKVPDEFNFGLSSRKAIYIPFPQAVPLVYTIDPVHCRMFTKGKCGICQKFCQNKAIDYEQKDEFVTIPSGAIILAGGYTPFNPRVMEELGYSRWPNVVTAIEYERISSAAGPFQGHIIRPSDHEEPKRIAWIQCVGSRDAAQGIEYCSSVCCMYATKQAMVTKEHDPSAETTIFYIDMRAHGKGFDAFVERAKREYGVRYVRSRVSRIVPDATGKRLDITYVTEDQKLFTETFDMVVLSVGLSPNPSVIDAMKVLHVPVNTYGFADTHPFHLTQTVRPGVFVCGVIQEPKDIPDSVQQGSSAAEEAMAFLASARNTMVHVPAQPPERDVKGEGPRIGVFVCHCGINIAGVVDVKEVAEYAATLPNVVYVSNCMFACSTDQQLEIKRVINEYKLNRVVVASCTPRTHEPLFRNTLREAGLNPYLFEQANIREHIAWVHQQEPEKATQKAKEVVRMAVARARLLEPLYDSSYEVIQRGLVIGGGLAGLTAAYELAKQGFEVMLVEKTGQLGGLARTLHQIETGFPVSKYVNELIQSVQADDRIKVFLNSEVSEIKGTCGRFTAFINTPQGQETVQVGAVIVATGGREHKPSEYLYGQHDAVLTQRLLEHILFTNPERIKQIRHLVMIQCVGSREPGNLYCSRLCCTMAIKNALICKEINPNINVTILYRDIRTFGFREHYYREARLKGIRFVRFSLEEKPQVVPNHGNQTLSVRVRDPITGIYLSIPADLVVLSAAIRPQEDQKELAERLRLPLDENGFFLEAHIKLRPLDFATPGFFVCGLAQGPKFSYEAIAQAKGAVARAATVLSRKEMFSDAVVTNVDPFLCRGCGECEKVCSFGAIKVVDRRSEGKGVKAEVDPALCTGCGACNVACPTGAASLAHFKDTHVLAMLEALSGVSKDAVTSDV; the protein is encoded by the coding sequence ATGTCATCTGTGGCAAGTCATCTCACAGGTGCGGTTACTGTTGTAGGTGGTGGTATATCTGGCATTCAGGCGGCTCTGGATCTAGCTAACGCCGGTTTTAAAGTTTACATGATCGAGTCTAGCCCCAGCGTGGGAGGGGTAATGGCAAAGCTAGATAAAACCTTTCCCACAAACGATTGTTCGTCTTGCATGATGGGTCCAAAGCTGGTGGAACTTGCCAACCACCCTAATATCGAATTATTTGCCTATAGTGAACTTGCAGCCGTATCGGGAGAACCGGGAAACTTTGAAATTACCGTCAGAAAAAAAGCCCGTTATGTAGATCCCGAAAAGTGTGTTGGCTGCGGCATTTGTGCTACTAAATGTCCTACCAAGGTTCCCGATGAGTTCAATTTTGGGTTAAGTTCCCGCAAGGCGATTTATATACCTTTTCCGCAGGCGGTGCCTCTTGTTTACACTATAGATCCGGTTCACTGCCGAATGTTCACTAAAGGAAAATGCGGAATCTGCCAGAAATTCTGCCAGAACAAGGCTATAGACTACGAACAAAAAGATGAATTTGTAACGATTCCCAGTGGCGCAATTATTCTCGCAGGAGGATATACGCCCTTTAATCCCAGAGTTATGGAGGAATTGGGTTACAGTCGCTGGCCAAACGTGGTTACGGCGATTGAATACGAGCGCATTTCGTCCGCTGCTGGACCTTTCCAGGGGCATATAATCCGCCCATCAGATCACGAAGAACCAAAGCGTATTGCCTGGATCCAGTGTGTTGGATCCCGTGATGCCGCTCAGGGAATAGAATATTGCTCTTCCGTATGTTGTATGTATGCTACGAAGCAGGCGATGGTTACCAAAGAGCATGATCCATCGGCAGAGACAACCATTTTCTATATCGACATGCGAGCTCACGGAAAGGGGTTTGACGCCTTTGTAGAAAGAGCCAAGCGTGAGTATGGAGTTCGATACGTCCGTAGTAGAGTGTCTCGAATTGTTCCGGATGCTACGGGTAAGCGCCTGGATATAACTTATGTAACCGAAGATCAAAAGCTTTTTACCGAAACCTTTGATATGGTTGTTCTATCTGTAGGGCTTTCCCCTAATCCTTCAGTTATTGATGCTATGAAGGTTCTTCATGTGCCCGTAAATACTTACGGTTTTGCCGATACCCATCCTTTCCATCTTACCCAAACTGTTCGCCCTGGCGTGTTTGTTTGCGGAGTCATTCAGGAACCCAAAGATATTCCGGATAGTGTTCAGCAGGGTAGTAGCGCTGCAGAAGAGGCGATGGCTTTTCTAGCATCAGCCAGGAATACGATGGTCCACGTGCCGGCTCAACCGCCCGAAAGAGACGTTAAAGGCGAAGGGCCCAGAATAGGAGTTTTTGTGTGCCACTGCGGAATAAATATTGCCGGCGTAGTGGACGTAAAGGAAGTAGCAGAGTATGCCGCAACTCTTCCCAATGTGGTTTATGTTTCAAACTGTATGTTTGCCTGTTCGACAGATCAGCAACTGGAGATAAAGCGAGTTATCAATGAATATAAACTGAATCGAGTTGTAGTTGCTTCCTGCACGCCTAGAACTCACGAACCTCTTTTTAGAAACACTTTACGAGAAGCCGGGCTTAATCCTTATCTCTTTGAACAGGCTAACATAAGAGAGCATATAGCCTGGGTGCATCAACAAGAGCCGGAAAAGGCTACTCAGAAAGCCAAAGAAGTTGTTCGGATGGCTGTAGCGAGAGCAAGACTTCTCGAGCCTCTTTACGACTCTTCTTATGAAGTGATTCAGCGAGGACTTGTAATTGGTGGAGGACTAGCAGGACTTACGGCTGCTTACGAGCTTGCCAAACAGGGATTTGAAGTGATGCTGGTTGAAAAAACCGGTCAGCTTGGCGGATTGGCAAGGACACTGCATCAAATAGAAACCGGTTTTCCTGTATCAAAGTATGTGAATGAGCTTATCCAGTCTGTCCAGGCAGATGATCGAATAAAAGTTTTTCTGAATTCTGAAGTCAGCGAGATTAAAGGAACCTGCGGTCGATTTACTGCTTTTATAAATACTCCTCAAGGACAGGAAACGGTTCAAGTGGGAGCGGTTATAGTTGCAACAGGTGGTAGAGAGCATAAGCCGTCAGAGTATCTTTACGGTCAACATGATGCTGTGCTGACCCAGCGACTTTTAGAACATATTCTCTTCACCAACCCTGAACGAATTAAGCAAATACGCCATCTAGTTATGATTCAGTGTGTTGGATCGAGAGAGCCTGGTAATCTCTACTGCTCACGACTGTGTTGCACAATGGCTATAAAGAATGCGTTAATATGCAAGGAGATAAATCCTAACATCAACGTAACAATTCTCTATCGTGACATCAGAACCTTCGGTTTTCGTGAACACTACTATCGTGAAGCCAGATTGAAGGGAATCCGATTTGTTAGATTTTCTCTCGAAGAAAAGCCGCAGGTTGTTCCAAATCATGGAAACCAGACCTTGAGTGTTCGTGTAAGAGATCCTATTACTGGTATATATCTTTCTATCCCGGCTGATCTCGTTGTTCTTAGTGCTGCCATTAGACCTCAGGAAGACCAAAAAGAATTGGCTGAGCGGTTAAGACTGCCTCTTGATGAAAACGGCTTTTTCCTTGAAGCTCACATAAAGCTTCGTCCTCTGGATTTTGCTACACCGGGATTCTTTGTTTGTGGGCTTGCTCAGGGACCTAAATTCTCCTACGAAGCAATAGCTCAGGCAAAGGGAGCCGTGGCTCGAGCCGCTACTGTTTTGTCTCGTAAAGAAATGTTCTCGGATGCTGTGGTAACAAACGTCGATCCTTTCCTTTGTCGAGGCTGCGGAGAATGTGAGAAGGTTTGTAGCTTTGGAGCTATTAAGGTGGTTGATCGAAGATCCGAAGGGAAGGGTGTTAAAGCTGAAGTGGATCCAGCTTTGTGTACAGGATGTGGTGCTTGCAATGTCGCATGCCCAACAGGGGCGGCATCTCTTGCTCACTTTAAGGATACACACGTCCTGGCAATGCTCGAAGCTTTAAGTGGCGTTTCTAAAGATGCGGTAACAAGTGATGTGTAA
- a CDS encoding hydrogenase iron-sulfur subunit, protein MNRQKEPLIVAFVCNWCAYAGADLAGVSRMQYPTNVRLIRLMCSGRVNEGFILKAFERGATGVLVAGUHIGDCHYLDGNVKAQKVVQRTKEILDTLGMDSERLRLRWVSASEGARFAEEIKDFVAYLKAVLENNAEKGERVAL, encoded by the coding sequence ATGAATCGTCAAAAAGAACCTCTTATTGTTGCTTTTGTTTGTAACTGGTGTGCCTATGCGGGTGCCGATCTGGCTGGAGTGTCCCGAATGCAATACCCGACAAATGTAAGGCTTATCCGCCTTATGTGTTCGGGACGCGTTAACGAAGGCTTTATATTAAAAGCTTTTGAACGTGGTGCTACCGGTGTGCTTGTAGCTGGATGACATATAGGCGATTGTCATTACCTGGATGGTAATGTCAAAGCTCAGAAGGTGGTTCAGAGGACGAAAGAAATTCTTGATACACTTGGTATGGATTCTGAGCGGTTGAGACTTAGGTGGGTTTCTGCCTCTGAAGGAGCCCGGTTTGCTGAAGAAATAAAAGATTTTGTGGCATATCTGAAAGCAGTATTGGAAAATAATGCCGAAAAGGGTGAAAGAGTAGCGTTATAG
- a CDS encoding (Fe-S)-binding protein has product MKLTDEQIAYCMECGVCAGSCPVTRNYEDFSPRLVIKRLLVDRTDEVTRSPVIWRCITCARCSVRCPALIDIPRVVNEYREKARKGGALPQPSHHEVLHIIPRLQLRSPAQRRTGWASQWRVKEQGEYFYFVGCAPYLNSVFQYLEIRPMNVPEAVLTLLNALGIEPVVSNEEVCCGHDALWTGDEETFVKLAKKNLDAVKRSGAKTVIFSCPEGYLTFKQEYPKIFGELPFQIVYASEFFSQRLDQLKELFSNGSSDVSERVTYHDPCRLGRFDGIYDSPRMLIDAVSGSERFEMERSRENALCCGTSAWIECSSCSKAIQFDRLEEAFDTVYGENSEKVLITSCPKCFIHLSCAKTALPEDHRAKQLKIEDLFVFLARHIARK; this is encoded by the coding sequence ATGAAGCTAACGGATGAACAAATTGCTTACTGCATGGAATGCGGAGTCTGTGCCGGGAGTTGTCCTGTAACAAGAAATTATGAGGATTTTTCTCCAAGGCTTGTTATTAAGCGCCTTCTTGTCGATCGGACAGATGAAGTAACTCGGTCGCCTGTTATTTGGCGCTGCATTACCTGTGCCAGGTGTAGCGTTCGTTGCCCGGCTCTTATTGATATACCCAGAGTCGTTAATGAGTATCGGGAAAAAGCCAGAAAAGGGGGGGCGCTTCCCCAACCAAGCCATCATGAAGTCCTTCATATCATACCCAGGCTTCAATTAAGGTCTCCTGCACAAAGGAGAACTGGCTGGGCGTCTCAGTGGCGAGTTAAAGAGCAGGGAGAATATTTCTACTTTGTAGGCTGTGCTCCCTACCTTAACTCAGTTTTTCAGTATCTAGAAATCCGTCCGATGAATGTCCCTGAAGCTGTGCTAACACTGCTGAATGCCCTGGGGATTGAGCCTGTAGTTAGTAATGAGGAAGTCTGTTGTGGGCATGACGCTTTGTGGACCGGTGATGAGGAAACGTTCGTTAAGCTTGCTAAGAAAAATCTGGATGCTGTAAAGCGTTCGGGAGCTAAAACCGTTATATTCTCCTGCCCGGAAGGATACCTTACTTTCAAGCAGGAATATCCAAAAATTTTCGGGGAACTGCCTTTTCAGATCGTATATGCTTCGGAGTTTTTCTCTCAGAGACTTGATCAACTGAAAGAACTCTTTTCTAACGGATCTTCCGATGTGTCTGAGCGAGTAACCTACCATGACCCATGCAGATTAGGGCGTTTCGACGGTATTTACGATTCGCCAAGAATGCTAATTGATGCGGTTTCTGGATCAGAGCGCTTTGAAATGGAAAGAAGTCGGGAAAACGCTCTCTGTTGTGGCACAAGTGCCTGGATTGAGTGTTCTTCCTGTTCTAAGGCTATACAGTTTGATCGATTGGAAGAAGCTTTCGACACGGTTTATGGGGAAAACTCCGAAAAGGTTCTTATTACATCTTGTCCCAAGTGCTTTATCCACTTAAGTTGTGCAAAGACGGCGCTTCCGGAGGATCACCGAGCAAAACAGTTAAAGATTGAAGATTTGTTTGTGTTTCTAGCTCGTCACATAGCGAGGAAATAG
- a CDS encoding CoB--CoM heterodisulfide reductase iron-sulfur subunit A family protein, with amino-acid sequence MGDREHHVLVVGGGIAGIQASLDLAEMGFFVHMVEKLPSIGGKMAQLDKTFPTNDCAIUILAPKLMDVGRHPKIELLAYSEVERVDGTVGSFDVTIRKKARYVDESKCTGCGSCAEKCPTRVSDPYNEGLGERKAIYRYFAQGIPSTYTIDPDACRHLAGLRAEKEGVGGKVKKCGVCAKICQAKAIDYFQEDKIIQRKVEAIVLAVGYEVFKPEGITEYGYGRVPNVVTAIEFERLLSASGPTAGHLYRPADFVGKKKMPEHLPHAKRLAFIQCVGSRDGRRSIHCSGFCCMHSIKEAIIAKEHDSEVDAWIFGMDIRAVGKGFEEYRLKAEQIGIKFVRSRVAEITKGHNGLPIVWYEDTMARRVYSREFDIVILASACLPPKDAPVLAERFGIELDTFGFIKTQPFAPFDTTREGIFVCGCARGPADIPESVAQASSAAARVAQVVLKESRKVVGQ; translated from the coding sequence ATGGGAGATAGAGAACATCACGTTTTGGTTGTTGGTGGAGGAATTGCAGGCATTCAGGCATCACTGGATCTTGCCGAGATGGGCTTTTTTGTCCACATGGTGGAAAAGCTACCTTCAATCGGCGGGAAGATGGCTCAACTTGACAAAACCTTTCCTACTAACGATTGCGCTATCTGAATTCTTGCGCCTAAGTTGATGGATGTCGGTCGACATCCAAAGATAGAACTTCTTGCTTATTCTGAAGTGGAAAGGGTTGACGGGACGGTTGGATCCTTTGATGTGACGATCCGAAAAAAAGCCCGTTACGTGGATGAAAGCAAATGCACGGGATGTGGATCCTGTGCTGAAAAGTGTCCAACAAGGGTTTCCGATCCTTACAATGAAGGACTTGGGGAGCGGAAAGCGATCTATCGCTATTTTGCCCAGGGTATTCCTTCTACATACACTATAGACCCTGATGCCTGCCGTCACCTTGCGGGACTTAGAGCCGAAAAGGAAGGTGTTGGAGGCAAAGTAAAAAAATGCGGCGTCTGTGCAAAAATCTGCCAGGCTAAGGCTATTGATTACTTTCAGGAAGATAAGATTATTCAGAGAAAAGTTGAAGCGATTGTATTGGCTGTGGGGTATGAAGTGTTTAAGCCGGAGGGGATCACTGAATACGGCTATGGTAGAGTGCCAAACGTGGTGACAGCTATAGAGTTTGAAAGGCTTCTTTCTGCAAGTGGTCCTACAGCCGGACATCTTTATCGCCCGGCGGATTTTGTTGGTAAGAAGAAAATGCCTGAGCATCTTCCTCATGCTAAACGGTTAGCCTTTATTCAGTGTGTAGGTTCGAGAGATGGTCGTCGTTCCATTCACTGCTCGGGCTTCTGCTGTATGCACTCGATAAAGGAAGCAATAATCGCCAAAGAACATGACAGCGAAGTGGATGCCTGGATTTTTGGGATGGACATTCGAGCTGTCGGGAAGGGCTTTGAAGAATATCGGCTTAAGGCTGAGCAGATCGGGATAAAATTTGTGCGCAGTAGAGTAGCCGAAATTACAAAGGGGCATAATGGGCTTCCGATCGTATGGTATGAAGATACTATGGCGAGGCGAGTCTATTCCAGAGAATTTGACATTGTAATTCTTGCTTCGGCTTGTCTTCCTCCAAAGGATGCTCCGGTGCTTGCTGAAAGATTCGGTATTGAACTCGATACCTTCGGCTTTATAAAAACACAACCGTTTGCGCCCTTTGATACTACAAGAGAAGGCATTTTCGTGTGCGGTTGCGCTCGCGGTCCAGCCGATATTCCTGAATCGGTGGCTCAGGCAAGCAGTGCTGCAGCTAGAGTTGCCCAGGTTGTGCTTAAAGAGTCAAGAAAGGTGGTAGGGCAATGA